Proteins encoded together in one Impatiens glandulifera chromosome 1, dImpGla2.1, whole genome shotgun sequence window:
- the LOC124918912 gene encoding classical arabinogalactan protein 4-like, translating into MDRNSTFSIAFICIIVATVGGQSPASAPTSAVTPTATPPPIATPPPAIPPPVATPPPITPPPVASPPPSVSPPAPLASPPAEVPTLAPSQEETSPAPSPLLSTPVGAPGPNVAPSPILAASDQNGAEKIGRSLMMGFILLPCLLL; encoded by the exons ATGGATAGAAACTCTACATTCTCCATTGCATTCATCTGCATTATTGTTGCTACTGTAGGCGGCCAGTCTCCGGCATCTGCTCCTACTTCCGCTGTGACTCCGACCGCAACTCCACCGCCTATTGCTACTCCACCACCAGCCATTCCTCCACCTGTGGCTACACCACCACCAATCACTCCTCCTCCGGTTGCTTCCCCGCCACCATCCGTTTCTCCTCCGGCACCACTTGCATCTCCACCGGCTGAGGTTCCAACACTGGCACCAAGTCAGGAGGAAACATCACCGGCGCCATCACCTCTACTTTCTACTCCTGTAGGAGCTCCAGGACCTAATGTAGCACCGTCACCTATTTTGGCTGCTTCTGATCAG AATGGGGCTGAGAAGATTGGTAGAAGCTTGATGATGGGGTTCATTTTGTTACCATGTTTACTGCTctag